One Nostoc punctiforme PCC 73102 DNA window includes the following coding sequences:
- a CDS encoding XisH family protein, producing MAAKDKFHAVVRIALEKEQWKITDDPLRLEVGGTKFEIDLGAEQLLAAERGEQKIAVEIKTFLSDSPLTDYHAALGQFLNYRLALEISDPTRILYLAVPIGVYEAFFKREFAQISVERYQIKQIIDDPIQEVIVQWIP from the coding sequence ATGGCAGCTAAAGATAAATTTCATGCTGTGGTTAGAATTGCTTTAGAAAAGGAGCAGTGGAAGATAACCGATGATCCTCTGCGACTGGAAGTTGGCGGAACTAAGTTTGAAATAGATTTAGGTGCAGAGCAACTGTTAGCAGCAGAGCGAGGTGAACAAAAAATTGCAGTTGAGATTAAAACGTTCCTGAGTGATTCACCACTAACAGATTATCATGCTGCATTAGGACAGTTTTTGAATTATCGGCTTGCCTTAGAAATCAGCGATCCAACTCGCATTCTCTATTTGGCAGTGCCTATAGGTGTTTATGAAGCTTTTTTCAAGCGGGAATTTGCCCAAATATCTGTAGAGAGATATCAGATTAAACAAATTATTG
- a CDS encoding DUF4157 domain-containing protein — protein sequence MREHISRQKKTTTGFSIPSLKHPIRGFGLESSAISRQAIPEIQPLHKPVTHDISRIPLRTQAKLSISQPGDIYEQEADSVAQQVMQSMAQPVNHQSIQREALPEEEEELQMKSLDNSTLQREALPEDEEELQMKPMVQRQAGMGATPDLETSINQARGGGVAIADNIREPMEQAFGADFSGVKVHTDSKSDQLNQSIQARAFTTGQDVFFRQGEYNPGSQGGQELLAHELTHVVQQNGGMVQKATRGKLHENHIRQGSKVVQRALDGTQVSGIHKESYGLVSVDWNAATNEAGAHVRPAGQGEHLNKADMLAAVNDIYQALHTREQNGRIKGYVQVDPQGAAVVKSVVELLGAALGSTWGVLQAKGLTVWRKSFSSVNKNKSGVIAPEIVSEHIAWLKALESRGVFILPIGLNEPGLTADDFMESMVSGSDIGKQRLAAYESWINQGNEVGLIIRLDLAQLGNVRNVLQG from the coding sequence ATGAGAGAACATATCAGCCGGCAGAAAAAAACTACTACAGGCTTCTCAATTCCATCCCTGAAACACCCGATACGCGGCTTTGGTTTGGAGTCATCGGCAATTTCACGCCAAGCAATTCCTGAAATACAACCGCTCCATAAACCAGTTACTCACGATATCAGTCGTATACCACTGCGTACCCAAGCAAAACTCTCAATTAGCCAGCCGGGAGACATTTACGAACAGGAAGCTGATAGCGTAGCACAACAGGTAATGCAAAGTATGGCGCAACCTGTAAATCATCAGTCTATCCAACGAGAAGCATTGCCAGAGGAAGAGGAAGAATTGCAGATGAAATCTCTGGACAATAGCACACTGCAACGAGAAGCATTGCCAGAGGATGAAGAAGAATTACAGATGAAGCCGATGGTGCAGCGTCAGGCTGGGATGGGTGCTACACCAGACCTGGAAACGTCCATCAACCAAGCAAGGGGTGGAGGAGTGGCGATCGCTGACAATATCCGCGAACCGATGGAACAGGCGTTTGGCGCAGATTTCAGTGGCGTGAAGGTTCACACAGATAGTAAGTCTGACCAGTTGAATCAATCAATACAGGCGCGGGCTTTCACGACGGGGCAGGATGTGTTCTTTCGACAGGGGGAATACAACCCTGGGAGTCAGGGCGGTCAGGAGTTATTGGCGCATGAGTTGACCCATGTTGTGCAGCAGAATGGGGGGATGGTTCAAAAAGCAACAAGAGGCAAGCTGCATGAAAATCATATCAGGCAAGGGTCTAAGGTTGTCCAACGCGCTCTTGATGGCACTCAGGTCAGCGGAATCCATAAGGAATCCTACGGTTTGGTCAGTGTAGATTGGAATGCAGCAACGAATGAAGCAGGGGCCCATGTAAGACCAGCGGGGCAAGGGGAACATTTAAATAAAGCAGACATGTTGGCTGCTGTCAATGATATTTATCAGGCATTACATACAAGAGAGCAAAATGGCAGAATAAAGGGATATGTGCAAGTAGACCCGCAGGGAGCAGCAGTAGTCAAGAGTGTAGTAGAACTCCTTGGAGCAGCATTAGGCAGCACATGGGGAGTTTTACAAGCTAAGGGCTTGACAGTGTGGCGTAAGTCATTTAGTAGCGTGAATAAGAACAAATCTGGTGTGATTGCTCCAGAGATCGTATCAGAACACATCGCCTGGCTAAAAGCCCTTGAAAGTAGAGGTGTATTTATTCTGCCGATAGGGCTAAACGAGCCTGGATTAACGGCTGACGACTTCATGGAGAGTATGGTCAGTGGCAGCGACATAGGCAAGCAAAGGCTTGCTGCGTATGAATCTTGGATTAATCAAGGCAATGAGGTAGGCTTAATCATCAGGCTTGATCTTGCCCAGCTTGGGAACGTAAGAAATGTGCTCCAAGGATAG
- a CDS encoding FHA domain-containing protein, whose translation MPANRCPNPSCEYFNRALPNNAKVCPWCSTPVGNVVSPTPQPPSQPPPIQQQPSQPPPAQYQRPPTEQPNYQPPQQAPVDYSTVYQPRVSYQPTPPAYVPPPQRAPALKLIHTTGREFHLVGEGGYIGRRSQSPGIAPPEIDLTGIPSEGIVSRRHARVDWDWSQNAYMIVDMSTNGIYLNNNPLTPGMQYRLLNGDVLRFGQDNLVNFTVYVV comes from the coding sequence ATGCCTGCAAATCGGTGCCCCAATCCTAGTTGCGAATATTTTAACCGCGCCCTGCCTAACAATGCTAAGGTTTGTCCCTGGTGTTCCACTCCTGTGGGTAATGTAGTTTCCCCGACACCACAACCTCCTAGTCAACCACCGCCTATTCAGCAACAACCTAGTCAACCACCACCTGCTCAGTATCAACGACCGCCTACAGAGCAACCTAATTACCAACCTCCCCAACAGGCTCCCGTTGATTATTCAACAGTCTATCAGCCACGAGTTTCTTATCAACCAACACCGCCTGCTTATGTCCCTCCGCCTCAAAGAGCGCCAGCCTTAAAGCTGATTCATACCACCGGCAGGGAATTTCACCTCGTTGGGGAAGGAGGTTATATTGGTCGCCGCAGTCAAAGTCCAGGAATAGCGCCGCCAGAAATTGATTTGACCGGCATTCCCAGTGAGGGAATAGTCTCTCGTCGTCATGCGCGAGTCGATTGGGACTGGTCGCAAAATGCATACATGATTGTTGACATGAGTACAAATGGTATTTATTTAAACAACAATCCTCTAACTCCGGGTATGCAATATCGCCTGCTTAATGGCGATGTACTGCGATTTGGCCAGGATAATCTAGTTAATTTTACGGTGTATGTTGTGTAG
- a CDS encoding substrate-binding domain-containing protein → MPSFESFYQEYPCSYNSPLSCDRPFQTAQQIKGAKFCLECGFPATLPQEAEIKGSQGTYQIASFIGVRGLGRLYSGIQLKDKQPVIIKEYLLPNRCFNESETLKRKETFKRVGGVSLADSRIQNFRLVETKEAIADEKGERCYLITQGIESSQTLGKYLIEKGAMTSPDVREVLNQGLQTLQFLHTQKLRFPSNQVQLGITHGNISLDSTLIKLENNQKFSIYFCDLATWENLFIPPIIPQPAPARPEQDLESLGLLAFYLWTGRTTNFLSNQPLDPRDNQQWPDTDSHLKQFIYRLIGLETPFENAETARQALLQLPKENRGKSSVSSPGSQAIEKRLPMPLILIVILALLLLGGGILYWLLGKKTDSPNQYILWSRLVRNFSEVPNVPAGQFAYTGEKDSTWSYILTQSVENSRLGELLTRPKPDATATFNYEPVLSSNVKNPIKSIEEVETNKKDFAITSLVENITDKLSKKQVAYDGLLVFVAFNKRDSNLANALGGQISLEQLRQIYTGKITNWQQISPKLPNLAVKPFAPTEPEAISKFKDIVLKNVFQDEALFEDTVKNTKIDTTKTQNQIRSETLEGRTTGIISFGIISKTSSQCTGYPLAIADGKKSAIQPLFQRRDRRSINPSDDLCQHDDYYVDVTTFQSYPLGYPIFVVYPKDTSRLPGGSTFAQMLTTRQGQCLLSKVGLVALQPMPDDINSYACKSVPQS, encoded by the coding sequence ATGCCTTCATTTGAATCTTTTTATCAAGAATACCCCTGCTCGTATAATTCTCCCTTAAGTTGCGATCGCCCTTTCCAAACCGCGCAGCAAATCAAGGGGGCTAAGTTTTGCTTGGAATGTGGTTTTCCAGCGACTTTACCACAGGAGGCTGAGATTAAAGGAAGTCAGGGAACTTATCAAATAGCTAGTTTTATTGGTGTACGGGGTTTAGGCCGCCTATACTCAGGGATTCAACTTAAAGATAAACAGCCTGTCATCATCAAAGAATACCTACTACCCAATCGTTGTTTTAATGAAAGCGAGACTCTGAAGCGGAAAGAGACTTTCAAACGGGTGGGTGGGGTAAGTTTAGCCGATAGTCGAATTCAAAACTTTCGTCTTGTAGAAACTAAAGAAGCGATCGCAGATGAAAAAGGAGAACGCTGCTATCTGATCACTCAAGGAATCGAATCATCCCAAACTTTAGGGAAATATCTCATAGAAAAGGGCGCGATGACATCTCCTGATGTGCGGGAAGTATTAAATCAAGGTTTACAAACTCTCCAGTTTCTCCACACCCAAAAGCTGCGTTTTCCCTCAAATCAAGTACAGTTGGGTATAACTCACGGCAATATCAGTTTAGATAGTACTTTAATTAAACTAGAAAATAATCAAAAATTCTCTATATACTTTTGTGATTTAGCGACCTGGGAAAACTTATTTATTCCACCTATTATTCCTCAACCCGCGCCCGCCAGACCTGAGCAAGATTTAGAATCATTAGGATTGCTAGCCTTTTATCTATGGACAGGACGGACAACTAATTTTTTATCCAACCAGCCTCTCGACCCTAGAGATAATCAACAATGGCCGGATACTGATAGCCATTTAAAGCAGTTTATTTATCGCCTCATTGGTCTAGAAACTCCTTTCGAGAATGCGGAAACGGCTCGTCAAGCACTGCTGCAACTTCCCAAAGAAAATCGTGGTAAAAGTTCAGTGTCATCGCCAGGTTCTCAAGCAATAGAAAAGCGTTTACCAATGCCTTTAATCCTGATAGTAATTCTGGCTTTATTACTACTCGGCGGAGGAATTTTGTATTGGCTTTTGGGCAAAAAAACAGATAGTCCTAATCAATATATATTATGGTCTAGACTTGTGCGAAATTTCTCCGAAGTCCCTAATGTTCCTGCCGGACAATTTGCTTACACAGGAGAAAAGGACAGTACATGGAGTTATATTTTAACACAATCAGTAGAAAATAGTCGTTTAGGAGAGTTATTGACCAGACCAAAGCCAGATGCAACAGCAACATTTAACTATGAGCCTGTTTTGTCATCAAACGTCAAGAATCCGATTAAAAGTATCGAAGAAGTTGAAACAAACAAAAAAGATTTTGCAATTACTAGTTTGGTAGAGAACATCACAGATAAACTTTCTAAAAAACAAGTTGCTTATGATGGATTACTTGTTTTTGTAGCATTTAATAAGAGAGACTCAAATCTTGCTAATGCTCTTGGAGGGCAAATAAGTCTTGAGCAATTGCGTCAAATTTACACAGGTAAAATTACCAATTGGCAACAAATTAGTCCCAAACTTCCAAATTTAGCTGTGAAACCTTTTGCCCCAACAGAACCAGAAGCAATCAGTAAATTTAAAGACATAGTTCTCAAAAATGTCTTTCAAGACGAAGCTTTATTTGAAGACACTGTTAAAAATACGAAAATAGATACAACAAAAACCCAGAACCAGATACGCAGCGAGACTTTAGAGGGGCGAACCACTGGTATTATCAGCTTTGGCATTATCAGTAAAACTTCGAGCCAGTGTACTGGTTATCCGCTAGCGATCGCAGATGGCAAAAAATCAGCGATTCAACCTCTGTTTCAACGGCGCGATCGCCGCTCAATTAATCCCTCAGATGATTTGTGTCAACATGATGATTATTATGTTGATGTCACAACATTCCAAAGCTACCCCTTGGGATACCCTATTTTTGTAGTGTACCCTAAAGACACCAGTCGCCTGCCTGGTGGTTCTACATTTGCCCAGATGCTAACCACTCGTCAGGGTCAGTGTTTACTTAGTAAAGTAGGTCTCGTAGCTTTACAACCTATGCCTGATGATATAAATTCCTATGCCTGCAAATCGGTGCCCCAATCCTAG
- a CDS encoding response regulator transcription factor has protein sequence MANDSKKLSVLLVDDEERFRQGLRTLLNFYSINSALPVEVIGDADSVEQVLKFTAQKCPDLILLDMQLKGCDGITVLASLKETAYTGKVLVLSAHQEDDWIFRAMQAGAAGYVFKNRVATQLCEAIDTVTRAEIYLPSEVASRFFRFFQAYSDSCLKACHEVHLTEREQEVLYWLTQGASNEEIAKHLYVTVATVKAHLTSIFEKLKVTSRTQAIVAALKLGLVHA, from the coding sequence ATGGCTAATGATAGTAAGAAACTTTCGGTTTTGCTGGTAGATGATGAAGAACGCTTCCGCCAAGGATTACGTACTCTCCTAAATTTTTATAGTATTAATTCTGCATTACCTGTAGAAGTTATAGGTGATGCAGATTCTGTGGAGCAGGTTTTAAAGTTTACAGCCCAGAAGTGTCCAGATTTAATTTTGCTGGATATGCAATTGAAGGGATGTGATGGGATTACAGTTCTGGCAAGTCTTAAGGAAACTGCTTACACTGGCAAAGTTTTAGTGTTGTCGGCTCATCAAGAAGACGACTGGATTTTTAGAGCAATGCAGGCGGGAGCCGCCGGTTATGTGTTTAAAAATCGTGTGGCAACACAATTGTGTGAGGCTATTGACACTGTTACAAGAGCGGAAATTTATTTACCTTCAGAAGTTGCTAGTCGATTTTTCCGGTTTTTTCAGGCTTATTCAGACTCTTGTCTGAAAGCATGTCATGAGGTGCATTTAACCGAAAGAGAGCAAGAAGTTTTATACTGGTTAACTCAAGGTGCTTCTAATGAAGAAATCGCTAAACATTTATATGTAACAGTTGCTACTGTTAAGGCGCATCTCACCAGTATTTTTGAAAAATTGAAGGTTACTAGTCGGACTCAAGCTATTGTGGCTGCCCTCAAGTTAGGATTAGTTCACGCTTGA
- a CDS encoding sensor histidine kinase, with amino-acid sequence MTLGFYVQKLENGSNYLNSSDIQSYCQLESEQLTSQYPIFFARIVYHDYLLKNHQEVINYGQDQAPFSQKTLAYLCSEAWLTDFPPAFTLHEFKLKDFSSISYVCPFAYRNQKPEYIQIITHKPLSESLQLYVKRSAMLLSKYADIYLDYGRQKTEIQLLEDILHRIGHQLRNSLGLIGLYAHNLCLGLEDSPWQEQATIIGESIQDLDTNLNELIDCGQSAKLRVKLQDLRSLVDESIKNLQPLINQKQLKILIPDTSTILKIDKLQMKQVFDNILSNAVHFSPNSGTITCSWQVFQDEVLIKISDQGPGLSQEDLQKVFTPFYSRRKGGTGLGLTIAKKIILDHQGSIWAQALSENGAQFSVILPRPRSGN; translated from the coding sequence ATGACACTAGGCTTTTATGTACAAAAACTGGAGAATGGCTCGAATTATTTGAACTCCTCAGATATTCAGAGCTATTGTCAGTTAGAGTCTGAACAGTTAACTAGTCAATATCCAATTTTTTTCGCTCGGATTGTATATCATGATTACTTGCTGAAAAATCATCAGGAAGTTATAAATTATGGTCAAGACCAAGCTCCTTTTTCCCAAAAAACTTTAGCTTATTTGTGCTCTGAAGCATGGCTTACAGATTTTCCGCCTGCTTTTACTTTGCATGAATTTAAACTTAAGGATTTTTCATCCATTTCTTACGTTTGCCCTTTTGCCTATAGGAATCAAAAACCTGAATACATTCAAATCATTACTCATAAACCTCTATCAGAGAGCTTGCAATTATATGTAAAACGCTCTGCTATGCTGCTGAGTAAGTATGCAGATATTTACTTGGACTATGGAAGACAAAAAACTGAAATTCAACTCCTGGAAGATATCTTGCATCGAATAGGCCATCAATTGCGTAACTCTCTAGGGCTTATAGGATTGTATGCACATAACTTATGCTTAGGTTTAGAGGATAGTCCTTGGCAAGAGCAAGCAACAATCATCGGCGAAAGTATACAAGATTTAGATACTAATTTAAATGAGCTAATTGATTGTGGACAAAGTGCAAAGCTGAGGGTAAAACTTCAAGATTTAAGAAGTTTAGTTGATGAAAGCATCAAAAACTTACAGCCTCTAATTAATCAGAAACAACTTAAAATATTGATTCCAGATACATCGACAATACTGAAGATAGACAAATTACAAATGAAACAAGTATTTGATAATATCCTCAGTAATGCCGTCCATTTTAGTCCTAACTCAGGAACTATTACCTGTAGCTGGCAAGTTTTTCAAGATGAAGTTTTAATTAAAATTTCAGATCAAGGGCCAGGATTATCACAAGAGGATTTACAAAAAGTATTTACCCCATTTTATTCCCGGCGCAAAGGAGGTACAGGACTAGGCTTAACTATTGCGAAGAAAATTATTTTGGATCATCAAGGAAGTATCTGGGCACAAGCCCTATCAGAAAATGGAGCGCAATTTTCTGTAATTTTGCCTCGACCAAGGAGCGGGAATTAA
- a CDS encoding Pvc16 family protein, with protein sequence MLIFVLQTLAEILAGGTSLTSTEQIDFSHPGNRREEGAGPTLNLYIFDIRESKQVQHSGRQVERKLTRALQPATVNWAPAWFDVSLLLTAWDRTALGEHHFISEALAVLLRHRTLEEEFLVPELRGYGNLNMTVALEPPIEIGSLWSALNVPLRSALYLTVTIPFEPQPTPVPLVWERIFNLRNQLSRDSDSLVLTRRVAIAGIVKSAVTNLPLVAAEVAVRGTDKSISTTKEGLFFFEDLHLGNYVLTLNHPGYLPQNVNALVDNQSNTFKEIFLTPE encoded by the coding sequence ATGCTTATCTTCGTTCTTCAAACTTTAGCCGAAATTCTAGCTGGAGGAACCTCACTTACCAGTACAGAGCAAATTGACTTTAGCCATCCTGGTAATCGAAGGGAAGAGGGAGCAGGCCCGACTCTCAATTTATACATTTTTGATATACGTGAGAGTAAGCAGGTACAACATTCTGGTAGGCAAGTTGAACGCAAGCTAACACGCGCTCTACAACCTGCCACTGTAAATTGGGCACCCGCTTGGTTTGATGTTTCACTGCTATTAACAGCCTGGGATAGAACAGCTTTAGGGGAGCATCACTTTATCAGTGAGGCGTTGGCTGTGCTGTTGCGCCATCGCACCTTGGAAGAGGAGTTTTTGGTTCCTGAATTACGGGGCTATGGTAATTTGAACATGACAGTTGCCCTAGAGCCGCCAATTGAAATTGGCTCTTTATGGAGCGCTCTCAATGTGCCATTGCGTTCAGCCTTATATTTGACAGTTACAATCCCCTTCGAGCCACAACCTACTCCAGTACCTTTGGTTTGGGAGCGGATTTTCAATTTGCGAAATCAATTGTCTCGTGATAGCGACAGTCTAGTATTAACCAGGCGAGTTGCGATCGCGGGTATTGTCAAAAGTGCGGTGACAAATCTGCCACTGGTAGCGGCAGAAGTAGCTGTGAGGGGAACTGACAAGTCCATATCAACTACTAAAGAAGGACTGTTCTTTTTTGAAGACCTTCATTTAGGTAATTATGTTTTGACGCTGAATCATCCTGGCTATTTACCCCAAAACGTCAATGCATTGGTAGATAACCAAAGTAATACTTTCAAAGAAATATTTCTAACTCCTGAATAA
- a CDS encoding phage tail sheath family protein produces MARLDYFAPGVYIEEIDRGSRPIEGVSTAVAGFVGFTEDVRGGAELYKPMLVTTWTQYLNYFARPNSDGFTDFNAYLPFSVYGYFMNGGGRCWVTSIGTQLPGAPRPATPEPATLRINSRGNRPALRFTLRPEQASGGLVNLVIIDGSPRALPEGTEGEAPPNTGEYFTIQIRRGDELLEQYENLTMNREPAAQIATYALAALRNSMYVSVEDITQSGQPLARRPVNGQYELAPPIVAAPPDRFSQNLEGVRDDRTGVRGIFEVDEITMLACPDVMRAYQEQILNLDQVHGIIELMISMCEGSASGDIPNPPNRMVVLDAPPDAVKPQQVVEWLNRFNRRSMFAALYYPWIKVPNPRDRGNPILVPPCGHVMGVWARTDETRGVYKAPANEVPRGVIGLGYETNFREQELLNPLGINCIRSFPNRGIRIWGARTLVEPDKTEWRYISVRRLISYIEKSLELGTQWVVFEPNDQDLWARVTRTVSNFLERIWREGALFGASPAQAFYVKCDEELNPPETRILGRLYIEVGVCPVRPAEFVVFRISQWNGIEDSE; encoded by the coding sequence ATGGCTAGACTTGATTACTTTGCTCCTGGTGTCTACATCGAAGAAATTGACCGGGGTAGCCGACCAATTGAAGGTGTTAGCACAGCAGTTGCTGGATTTGTAGGCTTTACAGAAGATGTTCGTGGTGGGGCTGAGTTATACAAGCCCATGCTTGTGACCACTTGGACGCAATATTTAAACTACTTTGCCCGTCCCAACTCTGACGGCTTCACCGACTTCAACGCCTATTTACCTTTTTCAGTCTACGGCTACTTTATGAATGGTGGCGGTCGTTGCTGGGTAACAAGCATTGGGACTCAGTTACCAGGCGCACCCAGACCCGCAACTCCAGAACCGGCGACTCTCAGAATCAACTCTAGAGGTAATCGTCCAGCCCTCCGCTTTACTTTGCGTCCTGAGCAAGCATCAGGCGGATTAGTAAATCTTGTAATTATTGATGGTTCACCCCGCGCCTTACCGGAAGGTACTGAAGGAGAAGCGCCTCCAAATACAGGTGAATATTTCACCATTCAAATTCGTCGGGGAGATGAACTTTTAGAGCAATACGAAAACTTGACAATGAACCGCGAGCCTGCTGCTCAGATAGCGACTTATGCGTTAGCAGCATTGAGAAATTCGATGTATGTCAGTGTAGAAGACATAACTCAAAGTGGACAGCCTTTAGCTCGTCGTCCCGTGAATGGTCAATATGAACTAGCGCCACCCATTGTTGCCGCCCCACCCGATAGATTTTCACAGAATTTAGAAGGGGTTCGAGACGATCGCACCGGAGTACGCGGTATCTTTGAAGTTGATGAAATCACAATGCTGGCTTGTCCTGATGTGATGCGGGCTTATCAAGAGCAGATACTGAATTTAGATCAAGTCCACGGCATCATCGAACTGATGATTAGTATGTGCGAGGGTTCTGCCAGTGGCGATATTCCCAACCCCCCCAACCGCATGGTTGTACTTGATGCGCCACCGGATGCCGTCAAACCCCAGCAAGTAGTGGAGTGGCTGAATAGATTTAACCGTCGTTCGATGTTTGCGGCCCTTTATTATCCTTGGATTAAAGTACCTAATCCACGCGATCGCGGTAATCCAATTTTAGTACCTCCTTGTGGTCATGTGATGGGTGTTTGGGCCCGCACTGACGAAACCAGAGGAGTTTACAAAGCCCCTGCAAATGAAGTTCCCAGAGGCGTAATTGGTTTGGGCTATGAAACAAACTTCCGCGAACAAGAACTATTAAACCCCTTGGGGATAAATTGTATTCGCAGCTTCCCCAACCGAGGTATCCGCATTTGGGGCGCACGCACACTAGTTGAGCCAGATAAAACAGAGTGGCGTTACATTAGTGTGCGTCGGTTAATTAGCTATATCGAAAAATCCCTAGAATTAGGGACTCAATGGGTAGTTTTTGAACCGAACGACCAAGATTTATGGGCACGTGTCACCCGCACCGTTAGTAATTTCTTAGAGCGTATCTGGCGTGAAGGTGCTTTATTTGGGGCATCTCCAGCACAAGCATTCTACGTGAAGTGTGACGAAGAATTGAACCCACCAGAAACCAGAATTTTAGGACGTTTATATATTGAAGTCGGTGTTTGCCCAGTCAGACCAGCTGAATTTGTTGTATTCCGCATCAGCCAATGGAATGGCATTGAAGATAGCGAATAG
- a CDS encoding phage tail protein, translated as MAGEFLTSCKFYFEADGITDKFIKEISGLGVENTPAQEVHGSSKGAKLMRQATPTVVKFTNITVKVIATDDIDLYKWYQDCNEDMGDPRKWSQKRKTGSVVAYDQQGSEKARWNIVNCYPCKYTGPTLTASGGDMANETVELVHEGIKRIK; from the coding sequence ATGGCAGGCGAATTTTTAACCTCTTGTAAATTTTACTTTGAGGCTGACGGCATTACTGATAAATTCATCAAAGAAATTAGTGGCTTAGGCGTTGAGAATACTCCAGCGCAAGAAGTCCACGGTTCATCTAAAGGCGCTAAACTAATGCGTCAAGCTACACCAACTGTTGTTAAATTTACCAACATCACAGTAAAAGTCATCGCCACTGATGATATAGACCTTTATAAATGGTATCAAGATTGTAACGAAGACATGGGAGACCCTCGGAAGTGGTCACAGAAGCGTAAAACTGGTTCAGTGGTTGCTTATGACCAACAAGGCTCTGAAAAAGCACGCTGGAACATTGTCAATTGTTATCCTTGTAAATACACTGGCCCTACCTTAACTGCCTCTGGTGGTGATATGGCAAATGAAACAGTTGAATTGGTTCACGAAGGAATTAAACGAATCAAATAA
- a CDS encoding phage tail protein, with amino-acid sequence MASLRATQERHYELRITNYLTVVQSASRIPEVLTAHRFYLELTLEGQNDANCFFLECQGFKRTQEVIEISEVTSQTWGKKGQSKGQVVRTKLPSNPKSGNLTLRRGTTNSMDFWKWFEKVEKGNWSEQRRLVALSIYNQANQEIARFELAGAWPASYKIADVNARSHDIEIEEVEVAFEEFKRVK; translated from the coding sequence ATGGCTTCGCTTAGAGCGACGCAGGAGCGTCATTACGAATTACGAATTACGAATTATTTAACAGTGGTACAATCCGCAAGCCGAATTCCAGAAGTTCTTACGGCCCATCGGTTCTATTTAGAACTGACACTAGAAGGTCAAAACGATGCCAATTGCTTTTTTTTGGAGTGTCAAGGCTTCAAAAGAACACAAGAGGTAATTGAAATTTCTGAAGTTACTTCTCAAACCTGGGGTAAAAAAGGGCAATCAAAAGGCCAGGTGGTGAGAACTAAGCTTCCTAGCAATCCTAAGAGTGGTAATCTCACTCTGCGTAGAGGTACTACCAACTCTATGGATTTTTGGAAGTGGTTTGAAAAAGTTGAAAAAGGTAATTGGTCTGAGCAACGTAGACTTGTTGCTTTGTCTATTTATAATCAGGCAAATCAAGAAATAGCTAGATTTGAATTAGCCGGTGCTTGGCCTGCAAGTTACAAAATTGCCGATGTTAACGCCCGCAGCCATGACATCGAAATTGAGGAAGTGGAGGTTGCTTTTGAGGAATTTAAACGTGTGAAGTAA
- a CDS encoding DUF6760 family protein, with the protein MAYHFHWSQDDILNLEHTTRQRWVAEINKINQKLI; encoded by the coding sequence ATTGCTTATCATTTCCACTGGTCACAAGATGATATTTTAAATTTAGAACATACTACCCGTCAGCGCTGGGTGGCAGAAATCAATAAAATTAACCAAAAATTAATATGA